A section of the bacterium genome encodes:
- a CDS encoding transposase family protein — translation QLAWHHVHNEAFRRLEGIPATVRVDNERTAVSRGAGAWGVINPRYRCFAKTLRFHIDACPPRSPGHKGKIERGNRDDRRWREIRQRHWDGLAELQAWTDAQGLREDARRRCPATGTSVLEAWEAEKRFLAPLPPLPEPFDVAVTRPVSLDGLVAFEGRQYTVPFAWVGLRVEVRGCAQVVQVLAEGQVVAEHPRHGRALLVLDPACYEGPSTARVVAPPPLGRMGRRLQEIAAMPPSQRPLDLYAALAEVAR, via the coding sequence CCAGCTTGCCTGGCACCACGTCCACAACGAGGCCTTCCGGCGGCTGGAGGGCATTCCCGCCACGGTCCGGGTGGACAACGAGCGGACGGCGGTGAGCCGGGGGGCGGGGGCCTGGGGTGTGATCAATCCGCGCTACCGGTGCTTTGCCAAGACGCTGCGCTTCCACATCGACGCCTGTCCGCCGCGCAGTCCCGGCCACAAGGGCAAGATCGAGCGAGGGAATCGGGATGATCGCCGCTGGCGGGAGATCCGACAGCGCCACTGGGACGGCCTCGCCGAGCTCCAGGCCTGGACGGATGCGCAGGGGCTCCGGGAGGATGCCCGCCGGCGCTGCCCGGCGACGGGGACCTCGGTGCTCGAGGCTTGGGAAGCCGAGAAGCGCTTCCTGGCGCCCTTGCCGCCCCTGCCCGAGCCCTTCGATGTCGCCGTCACTCGGCCGGTCAGCCTCGACGGTCTGGTCGCCTTCGAGGGCCGGCAGTACACGGTGCCCTTCGCCTGGGTCGGCCTGCGGGTCGAGGTGCGCGGCTGCGCCCAGGTGGTGCAGGTCCTTGCCGAGGGGCAGGTCGTGGCCGAGCATCCCCGCCACGGCCGCGCGCTTCTCGTGCTCGATCCCGCCTGCTACGAGGGACCGTCGACGGCGCGCGTCGTGGCGCCGCCGCCCCTGGGGCGGATGGGGCGTCGCCTCCAGGAGATCGCCGCGATGCCGCCGTCCCAGCGGCCGCTGGATCTCTATGCCGCGCTCGCGGAGGTGGCCCGATGA